The following proteins are co-located in the Fimbriiglobus ruber genome:
- a CDS encoding long-chain-fatty-acid--CoA ligase: MIALEHRALSERPWLSRYAAGVPHTLDYPAEPAYWLLERAAAMLPNRVACRYYEQQLTYAQLLDQARRAADALRRRGVKPGDRVGLLLPNVPEYLVAMFGTWMAGGIVVPLNPLMVAEEVALVLQSTGTRVVVTLDVTLPLVCSVKDAHPEVVLSISLRDRLPRWERLGYSFIRFQRVGLHSPCHKGHVADFGEALAEADPAAPIERPLPTDPAYIQPTGGTTGRPKAVLLTHRNLVANAWQLYHWTDQQFGEDVTLAILPFFHCYGLSTCALGGTARGATLVMHHRFRAATVMNLIERWRPTTFPVVPAIMVALNQELRRKHYDLHSLRDCISGGAPLDLAVAQEFARYTGATVVEGFGLSEASPVTHAGPLDGTARPGTIGLPLPDTDARVVDAETGLVEVPNGEVGELIIRGPQVMAGYWNDPVATAKTLRDGWLYTGDLARRDADGFFQIVDRKKDLIIVSGFNVYPTDVEHVLRRYSGLSDIVILGAPDERRGEVVKAVVVPAKGQRFNRAAFDAFAHEHLAAYKRPKIVEVAAELPRNPLGKVLRRVLRNQTVAPAIPAVANPLIEGGVA; the protein is encoded by the coding sequence ATGATCGCCCTGGAACACCGCGCGCTCTCCGAGCGGCCGTGGCTCTCACGGTATGCCGCCGGTGTGCCGCACACACTGGATTACCCCGCAGAGCCCGCCTATTGGCTGCTCGAACGGGCGGCCGCCATGCTCCCGAACCGCGTGGCGTGCCGGTATTACGAACAGCAACTGACTTACGCGCAACTCCTCGACCAGGCCCGCCGGGCGGCCGACGCACTCCGCCGTCGCGGCGTGAAGCCGGGCGACCGGGTCGGCCTGCTCCTGCCGAACGTACCCGAATACCTCGTCGCGATGTTCGGCACGTGGATGGCCGGCGGGATCGTGGTGCCGTTAAACCCTTTGATGGTGGCCGAGGAAGTCGCCCTCGTGCTGCAATCGACGGGCACGCGCGTCGTGGTCACGTTGGACGTCACCCTGCCGTTGGTCTGCTCGGTCAAGGACGCCCACCCGGAAGTAGTTCTTTCGATCAGTCTCCGCGACCGCCTCCCGCGCTGGGAGCGGCTCGGGTATTCGTTCATTCGCTTCCAACGAGTCGGCCTCCACTCCCCGTGCCATAAGGGGCACGTCGCGGATTTCGGGGAGGCGCTCGCGGAGGCCGACCCGGCGGCGCCGATCGAACGACCCCTGCCGACCGACCCCGCCTACATTCAACCGACCGGGGGGACAACCGGCCGACCGAAGGCGGTCCTTCTCACGCACCGGAATCTGGTGGCAAACGCCTGGCAGCTTTACCACTGGACCGATCAACAATTTGGGGAGGACGTCACGCTGGCGATCCTGCCCTTTTTTCATTGTTACGGGCTCTCGACGTGCGCGTTGGGCGGCACCGCCCGCGGCGCGACGCTGGTGATGCACCACCGCTTCCGCGCGGCGACCGTCATGAACCTCATCGAGCGGTGGCGGCCGACGACCTTCCCCGTCGTGCCGGCGATCATGGTGGCGCTGAACCAGGAACTCCGCCGCAAACATTACGACCTGCACTCGCTCCGCGACTGCATCTCGGGCGGGGCGCCGTTGGACCTCGCCGTGGCCCAGGAGTTCGCCCGGTACACCGGGGCGACCGTGGTCGAAGGCTTCGGCCTCTCGGAAGCCAGCCCGGTGACGCACGCCGGTCCGCTCGACGGGACGGCCCGGCCGGGGACCATCGGCCTCCCGCTCCCCGATACCGACGCCCGGGTGGTGGACGCCGAAACGGGCCTGGTCGAAGTTCCGAACGGGGAAGTGGGCGAGTTAATCATCCGCGGGCCGCAGGTCATGGCCGGCTACTGGAACGACCCGGTGGCGACCGCGAAAACGCTCCGCGACGGGTGGCTCTACACCGGCGACCTGGCCCGACGCGACGCCGACGGCTTCTTCCAGATCGTGGACCGGAAAAAAGACTTAATCATCGTGTCCGGTTTCAACGTTTATCCGACCGATGTGGAACACGTTTTGCGGAGGTATTCGGGACTCTCGGACATTGTCATCCTGGGCGCGCCGGACGAGCGCCGCGGCGAAGTGGTGAAGGCCGTGGTGGTTCCGGCCAAGGGCCAGCGGTTTAACCGGGCGGCGTTCGACGCGTTCGCCCACGAACACCTGGCCGCGTACAAGCGGCCGAAGATTGTGGAGGTCGCCGCCGAACTCCCCCGTAATCCGCTCGGTAAAGTCTTGCGTCGCGTTCTTCGGAATCAGACGGTCGCCCCCGCC